CGCGCGGCGCCCGTCCTCGGCGATGATCTCCAGCTCGCGCTTGAGCTTGGGCGCCAGCTTGTCGGAGTTCGCCAGCTTGTCCTCGCCGAACAGGCCCGCCTCGATGCGCTTGGCGAGCTCGACCTCCTGCTCGGCGTTGAGGAGCGGCACCTTGCCGATCTGCTTGAGGTAGTCCTTGACCGGGTCGGCCGTGGCACCTGCCACCACGACCTGCTGGGCCGGGGCGTCGTCCTCGTCGTCGGAGATGACGAAGCCCTTGTTCTCCCCGCCCTCCTCCTCTTCGTCGCCCTCGGCCTTGGCCGCGTCGGGACCCTCTTCGGCGGTCTCGTCGTCGCCGTCGTCGGAGTCCTTCTTGGAGGCGGTCTTCTTCGCTGCCGTCTTCTTCGCCGCGGTCTTGCGCGCGGGCGCGGCCTTCTTGGCCGTCGCCTTCTTGGCCGCCGTCTTCTTCGCCGCGGGCTCGGTTCCGGTCTCCTCCACGAGGGCGTCCGCGGCCTCGGGGGCGGCTGCCGGGGCGGTCGGCGCCTCGGTGGCGACGGCCCGCGCCGCGGTCGTCTTCGCCGCGACGGTCTTGGTCGCCGTCCGCTTCGCCGGGCTCTTCGCTGCGACGCTCTTGCGGGTGGCGCGCTTCGGCGACTCCGCGGCACTGACCATCAGCGTCACACCCTCTTCCTCGAGGATCTGGTTGAGGCTGCGCAGAACATTCTTCCACTGGGTCGCAGGAATCTGGTCAGCCTCGAAGGCCCGACGCACGTCATCGCCGGCGATCTGCCCCTCGGCCTTGCCTCGCTCGATGAGCGCCATCACAGACTCGGAATCGGCGATCTCCGGCGGGAGCGTACGGGATGTGCTGGCCGACACGAACAACCTCTCGGAACGATGGAAACGGCTTCCGACCCCGGGCCTGGTGGTGCTGGACCGGAGCCGACGACCACCGACTGGGGATGGGCCGGCGGCGCGGGCAGGGGCCGGGGAGCTGCTCAGCACCCGCAAGGGCTGCTGCATTCCCTCCGTCGGCCATCACCTCTTAGGTCATCGCGTGACCTCGCGGAGCGTTACGCCCAATCTTCGTGGCCCGAGTCACATCCCGTATGCCGCAATGCCCGTCATACGGCCATTCGCGTGGCTACGGACCCTCGCGCGAGCACCGTCCCCGCGGATCGGGCGGTCGTGCGGCGGGACGGGAGCCGAGCATCGGGCCCCGCCGGTGCGGGATCGGCGCCTGACGGGGCGCGCCGGGCACCGGGCGCGCGGGGCGCCGGACGGGCCCGGACACCGGTGTCGCCGGACCCGAACGGGCCCGGCGACATGTCGTGCACACCTCCGCGCCCCCGCGCGTCGGCCCGTCAGTGCTCGCGCGGGGCGGGCACCACGCGCTCGACCTCCGGGTGCACCGTCAGCAGCTGGCGCATGGCGTTCTCCGCGCCCGTCGAGTCGCCGGCGGCGATGGCCTCGACCATGCGGGCGTGGTGCGCGACGCCCGCCTCGCTCGGGCGGTCGCAGGCGGTGATCGGGCTGCCGGAGACCTGGAGGGCGGAGGAGACGATGCCGGACAGGTGCTCCAGCATCCGGTTGCCCGCGACCTGGATGAGGAGCGCGTGGAACTCGTTGTCGGCGCGCGCGAAGGTGAGGGAATCGCCTTGGCCGAGGGCGTGGCCCATGATCTCCACCATGTCGGCGAGCCGCTGCTGGACGTCCGGGCGGCCGTGGCCGGCGGCGAGGCGGGCCGCGAGCGGCTCGATGGTCCAGCGGAGCTCGCCCAGTTCGCGGCGCTGGTCGTCGCGCTGCGGCCCGAAGGCGCGCCACTCGATGATGTCGGGGTCGAGCAGGTTCCAGTCGGCGACCGGACGGACCCGGGTACCGACGTTGGGGCGGGCACTCACGAGGCCCTTGGCCTCCAGGACCCTCAGGGATTCGCGGACGACCGTCCGGGAGACCTCGAAACGCTGGCCGATCTCCTCGGGGACCAGCGGGCGGTCCGCGCCGAGGTCACCGGAGACGATCATCTGTCCGAGTTGCTGGACGAGTTGGCCGTGCAGCCCGCGGCCGCGGCTGCCTGCCGCGCGGCGGCCGACACGTCCCAACTCGACATCGGCTCCGTCCCAGTGGGGCACTCCGACGCGGTCGGAGCCGGAGGCCTCCGCGTAGGGGTAGCGGTCGAGTTCGCCCGAGCCGGCGAGGCCGGAGTCGGCATGGCGGGCGGCGGTCATCATGGCGTGCGCAAGGGTACTCACGAATCCTTTGTCGGCCGCGCCTCCACCGCCCTTGAGGTCTTTGCTGAAAAGCACACGAAAGGGTGATCGGTGCCACCTACGCAATTGACGACTTATCGTAAAGAACCGGGCCTTTTGCGGGGAGTTGCGGTCCGGTTCGCCCGAGGCGGGCCACAACGGTCCCGCCCGGACTCCTCCCGTGCCGGAACGGTCACCAACGGACCCTGCTGCGCAGTCCGGTGAACCCATAGGCGCACAACAGGACCATCAGCGACAAGGCCAGCGCGGCGCCGACGGGTTGGGCCAACACCCGCAGGGCGCCCAGCAGCACCCGGTCCGCCTCCGGCGGCCACTGCACCCAGGACAGGTTCCGCAACCGCGGGCCGAGCCCGCCGACCGGGTACGCCGTCGGGCCGTCCAGCACCCGGCGCACCATCGGAACCACCACGACCGGTACGGCCAGCACCGCGGCCAGACCTGCCGTGGCCGACCGGAAGACCCCGGAGGCCAGCACGCCCGCCCAGGCGGAGCCGACGAGCAGTCCGGCCCAACTGGCCGCCGGGGCGAGCCACTCCACCGGCGCGCGCAACGGCCCGCTGTCGAAGACGAGGGCCAGGGCGGCGGCATCGGCCACCACGACCGAGGCTCCGAGCAGCAGGGCGATGGCTCCGCAGACGCCGAGTTTGGACGCGAGCAGCCCCATCCGGCGCGGCAGCGTCCCGCGGTCGGCGGCCAGCGCGGGATAGCGGTACTCCTCGCCGAACGCCAGCGCACCGAGCAGTCCCGCGCCGAGCGCGGCCGGCGGCAGCGGCAGCAGCGCCGGCCAGGCGGCGAGCAGACGGTTCTGCGGCGTGTGCCCGACGCGGGCGAGCGCGAGGGTGGTGAGGACGGATGCGGCGACGACCAGCGCGGCGGTGAGCAGGGGCGTGGCCGTACCGAAGACGCGCAGCAGTTCGTAGCGCAGGGGCCGCAGCGGTCCGCCGAGCCGGCGCACGACCGATGCGGGCCCTCGGGCGCCGTCACGCGGATGCTCCGGCGCCGCCTCGGCGCGCGCACCGGGAACGACCGCCGCCTCCGGGCCCGTGGCGGGGAACCCGGCACGGGCCTGCGGCACAGAGGTCGCGCCCGCCCCCGCGTCGCCGGTCTCGTCGGCGAGCTGGTGGACGAGGACGCCGTGCCGGAAGACCGCCTCGCCGACCTCCGCGCAGTTGCTCCCGTAGACCGACAGCCGGCTGCCGCTCTCGGCGACGATCTCGACGGCGCGGCGTGCGGCGCGGGCCTCGCGACCCAGTACGTCGGCCAGCCGGGCCGCGTGCGGGGTGCGTACGGCCACCCGCGGCCGCAGCCTCGTCCGCGCGAAGTCGGCCGCGTCCTGGTCCGCGACCAGCCGGCCCGCCTGGATGCTGACGACCCGGTCGGCGCTGCGCGCGGCCTCCTTGGCGTCGTCGGTGGTGAAGAGGACCACTCCGCCGAGGGCGGCGTGGCCGCGCAGCAGTGCGTGCAGCCAGCCCCGTTCGCGGGGCGAGAGGCCTGCGGCGGGCTCGTCGAGGAGCAGGGTGCAGGGGTCGGCGAGGAGCGCGGAGGCCAGCGCGACGCGCCGCTCCATGCCGAGCGAGAGGGAGCCGAGCCGCTGGTCCCGCAGCCCGGCGATGCCGACGACCTCCAGCATGGTGTCGGCCCGGGAGGACGGCACCCCGGCCGCCGCGCACAGCATCCGCAACTGGTTGCGGACGGTACGGGAGGGGTTTCCGGGGACGTCGCCGAGCAGCACGCCGACCTCGCGCCCTGGGTATGCGATCCGGTGCAGGGGACGGCCGCGGAAGTAGGTGACGCCGCGGCCCGGTTCGAGTTCGAGCATGAGCCGCAGCGCGGTGGTCTTGCCGGACCCCGGCTCGCCGAGCAGGGCGGTGACGCTCCCGGGGCGGGCCTCGAAGGTGAGGTCGTCCACGACGGGCGGGGTATGGGGGCGGGATGAGCTGGTCAGTCCGATGGCCTGGAGCATCGCTTCTCTCGCGGGGGGTGAGACCGCTTTGCGGCAGCGTGGATACCACCAGCAAGATAGCGCGATATGTCCGATTTTCGGGGCAACCGGTCCGATGGACTGTCGATAGTGCCGCCGCGGGAGGAGGCCGGCTGTCAGACCTCCGGTCGCAGCATCGGCGGATTGAGCAGGGTGGCCCCGCCGGCCCGGAACAACTGCGCCGGCCGCCCGCCCTGACGGGTCGTCGTCCCACCGGACGGGACCAGGAACCCGGGGGTGCCGGTGACCTTGCGGTGGAAGTTCCGCGGGTCGAGGGACACGCCCCAGACGGCCTCGTAGACCCGCCGCAACTCGCCGACGGTGAACTCGGGCGGGCAGAAGGCCGTGGCCAGGGAGGAGTACTCGATCTTCGAGCGGGCCCGCTCCACACCGTCCGCGAGGATCCGGGCGTGGTCGAAGGCAAGTCCGGTGGAGGCCTGGTCGGCGGAGAGCAGCTCGTCGACGGGGGCCCAGCGGGCGCTGTTGGCGTCCCCTCCGGCCGTGGGCGCGGGGAGGTCCGGAGCCAGTACCAAATGCGCCACGCTGACGACGCGCATGCGCGGATCGCGCTTCGGATCGCCGTAGGTCGCCAGCTGTTCCAGGTGCGCGCCGTTGTCCACTCCGGGTGCGGTGGGGTCGTGCGCGCACAGCCCGGTTTCCTCGGCGAGCTCGCGCGCGGCGGCGCCCGCCAGGTCCTCGTCCCCGCGCACGAATCCTCCGGGCAGCGCCCAGCGGCCCTGGAACGGCTGCTCGCCCCGCCGGACCACCAGCGCCCAGAGCGCGTGGCGCCGCACGGTGAGCACGACCAGGTCGACGGTGACGGCGAAGGGCGGAAAGGCCGACGGGTCGTAGGGCGACATGCCGCGATCATAGTCGTCTGCCTGACGATAAACAGCGCTTTGGTGACCTTGAGGGTCCCGGTCCGACGGCCGGGCACCCCCCGCAGCCCGAACCGGGCCGAGGAGCACCCCCCCGACAGCGATCCGCGCCCCGGAGGGCACCACCCGCCCGCTCCGGTCCGCGCCGTCCACGAGAACCTGATGCGGCCGTCGCGTCGGGACTGCGGCCCGGCTGCGGGCCGAGAGCGGCCGCCTACCCACCGAGTTGGAGCGCATCGGCGGCCTCCTCCACCATGCCCAGGCCGAGCCGGCTGATCCGAACGGCGAACGGCTCTCCGGACACGCGCAGTCCCGACAGGCGGAGGGCGCCGAGGGGGGCACCGGGCAACGGGACGACGGCGACCGTACCCGCGGGGGCGTCGGGGCGGATGCCGACGAGCGCGGCCAAGGCATGGATCCCCGCCGCCGCGGCCAGCGCGGCCGGTCGGCAGGCCGCCGGGTGCGGCAGCGGAGCGCTGCCCAGGGTGCGCTGCTCGGCGGCGAACATCTCCGGCAGCCGGTACCCGAAGTTCTCCGCCGCGTCCAGCAGTCCCCGGAGCAGCCCGGCTGCCTCCTTCTCGAACCCGGCCTGCGCCAGGCCGGCCACGGCGACGGCGCTCTCGTACGCCCGGACCGCACCGGACCGGTGACCGAACGGGTTGTGCCCGGGCTCCCGGACCGCCATGCTCCGCAGTCCCCAGCCGGAGTCCAAGGCGGGGGCTCCGAGCAGCCGGGCGACCTGCTCGGTGCGGGTCCGGTCCAGGAGCCCGGGCGCGAACCGGCCGCCGCCGAGCAACCCGGTATCGAGCAGGTGGGCGGCCGCACCGGTCAGCCGGGGAAGGGGCCGTCTGTCGGGGTGCAGGGCGGCCGCGGGCCGGCCTCCGTCCGGGCCGTCGATCCAGAACCCGGTGCGGAACCGCTCCCGCAGCGCGGCCGCCCACTGCCGCCATTCCTCGCCCCCCGGCCGCCCGCACCCGTCGAGGAGACCGGCGCCGAGGAGGGCGGCCCGGTGGGCGTGGGCCTGGGTCTCGCAGCGCCGCGGCCCCGGGTCGGGGTCGGCCAGGAAGCCGTCCGCCCCGAGGGCGCCGCGCAGCCAGTCGAGGCAGCGCTCCGCCGCCGGAAGGAGCAGGGCGACCTCGTCCTCGGGCATGCCCCAGAGCCGGGCTTCGGCGAGCACGGCCGGGAAGGCGAGGGTGGCCTCCGTTCCCGTGCACCCGGGCGGCAGTTGCGGGCCCGCCCCGCGCAACGGCCCGGGGATCTTCCCCGCGCCCGGTCCGCGGCCGCCGGCCTGGGAGCGGGCCAGGATGCGCAGGGTGGCCGCGGCCAGCCCGGTACCGAGCGGCAGTGCCATCCGGGCGGCCCACAGCGACTCCGCGGGGGCGAGCCCGAGCCGCCACGGAACACCCGCGGCCGCGAAGGCGTCACCGGGCTCTTCCCGATCCCTCAACAGCAGTGCGCCGAGATCCTCGACGCTCGTTCGGAACCATGCCTCGGCCCTCGGGTCGTCGCCTTCGGCCACGGCGTCGGACAGCGGGTTCGCCACCTGCCCGGCGCCCGCCCGGGTCACGCGGTCCTGCGTGGTCCGCAGCTCGATGGTGCGGGATTCGCCGGGGCCCAGTTCGAGCTGCCAGCGCAGCAGACCGGCCGAGGCCAGCGCGTCGTCCGGGGCGGGTTCGGCGGCCGTGACGGCCTGGGCTTCGCCTGTGCTCCAGCGCAGGCCGGCCGCATGGACGGCGGCGGGCAGTTCCGCGCCGGCGGCCCCCGCCGCGACCGAGGCCAGTTCGGCCAGGTCCGTGCCGAGCAGTACCTCCACCGGAATCCGCACCGGCCGGGCGGTGAAGCTGCGCAGGGTGATCCGCTCGGTTCCGTCCGCGTGCCGCACCCGCTCGACGCCGATGTCGGGGTCGGGACCGGGGTCGGCTCCGGTGCGCACCGTGGCGCTGAAGGAGGCCCGGTCGGCGCCGAGACGGCATCCTCGGACGGCGACGGGCTCGCGCCCCGCGACGCGCAGGACGCACCGTGAGAGCAGTCGGCGTCCGGCCCGGTAGACCCCGTCGATCCCCCGCCCGGTCAGCTGGCCGTGCTCGGGCGAGATGGCCAGACAAGGGGCGGCGACGCAGATGACGGAGTCGTGCACGGGGGGCAGCTCGGGCCGGCGGGCGGCGGGCACACCGGGTGGGCGGGGGGATGCGGGGTGGGGCATGCGTCGCCTTGTCTGCGCTCCGGTCGGTTCGGCTGGGCGGCGGCTCGGCCGGTCCCCCACCGCCCCACAGCTGAACGCCCGCACCCCCGTACCGGTCACGGGCCCCGCCGCCGGCCTGCGGCAGCCGGGACGCAAGAGGTGTCGCACCGGCGCCCTCGCGGCTCGCCAGAGCCGGCCCAGGCAGACACATCCCGCGACGGGCCGGCGGCGGCTCATTGCCCGCTCCCGGCGGGGCGGCGGGAGTCGCGGCCGGACGTGATGCGCCTACGGCGGCCGGGGGGCCTGCCTGCTGCCGGACGCCGACGGCTCCGCGGTTCGCGGCGGCGCCGCTCCTCCCGCAGGCACTGCCGCAGACCCTCCGGGTCGATGCCTTCGTTGCAGGCGTGGTGGAGCAGTTGGGCGAAGCGGTAGTCCGCGTCCGCCTCCAGGGCCATCCCGAGGGCGATCCGTGCGGTGGGTTCGTCGCCCGTTGACCAGGAGACCCAGCCCGCGAGGGTAAGGGGTGCGGCGGCATGCTCGGTGTAGGCGCCGACAGCGCGCCGGGCCAGTGCCCGCCACAGCCGCAGGGCGGGTGCGGCCTCGTCACCCTCCATCCACTCGGCGGCCCTGTCCCGGGTCTCGCGGTCCTGGAGGCCGAGGATCAGCGCGGCGGCCTCGTCATGGGTCAGCAGGCCGTCGTCGCGGTCGTCGGCGCCGCGGCGTCCCTGCGCGGGCGGGGCGAGCGTGATCCGCCGCATGAGGGTCCGCGCCAGCGCCAGGGTTTCGGCGGCGACCTCCTCCCGGGTGGCTCCGTCCAGGATCTTGGGCACCAGGGCGATGGCCGCTTCGTCGAGGGCGCGCTCCATCGCGTCGGCCTCGGGTCCCGTCAGCGGGGCCAGGCGGCCTTCGATGTCCTTGAGGGAGCCCCTGACCTGGAGTCCGGCGAAGGTGGCCGCGGCGGCCATCACCGAGGTGCCCACCGCGGCGAGCCGGGTGCCCTCGGCAGGGCAGCACCGGGCGTCGGGGCACACGTAGGACCACAGGCGCCCGGCGGAGAGGCACACGGCCTCCAGGACGGGCACCTCCAGTGCTCCGCATGCCAGTCGGACCCGCTGGGCGAGCGGGCGCAGCCGGGTCATCACCCGCTGACCGGTCTCGTCCTCGCCGGGCTCCTGGCACAGGAAGAGGACGATGCCGTCCGGTTTGCCGCCGCGTCGCTCGCTGCCGCGGATGAGACAGTCGGCGGTCTGCTGTGCGGTCTCCTCCCATTCGTCGGGAGAGACCGGAATGCCGACGCGGAGCCGGCCGCCGAAGCGGCCGCCCTCGCCGTGGACGGCCACCATCACCAGGGAGTCGGTCGGGTGGAAGCCCAGCATGTAGGGCAGTGCGTCGGCCAGCTCGGCCGGGCTCCGCAGGGTGATCTGCGGGCCTGCGCCGGAGGGCTTCCGGGAGGCCGAGGGACGGTCGGACGGGACGTGTGGTTCGTGGTTGTTCGTCATGTCCCGAAGGTCCCGTCCGCGGACGAATCCGGAAAGCCCTGTGGATAACTGTTGAAGGTTGGATTTCCACAGGCCGAGGCCGCCATTGGCGCGATGTCACAGCCATCGGGTTGCATGGGGGCATGAACCCAGACCTGAGGTCCTCTGCCGACTCCGTCCTAGCCCGTCTCGTGGGCGATCCCACGGGCACCGCTCGGCTGCGCGAGGACCAGTGGCTGGCGATCGAGGCCCTCGTCGCGCACAAGCGGCGGGCGCTGGTGGTGCAGCGCACGGGCTGGGGCAAGTCGGCGGTGTACTTCGTCGCCACCTCGCTGCTGCGGGCGAGCGGCGCGGGCCCCACCGTGATCGTCTCCCCGCTGCTCGCGCTGATGCGCAACCAGGTCGAGGCCGCCGCCCGGGCCGGGATCCGCGCACGCACCATCAACTCCGCGAACCCCGAGGAGTGGGAGGGGATCCAGGCAGAGGTGGCGGCCGGCGAGGTCGACGTCCTGCTGGTGAGTCCCGAGCGGCTCAACAACCCCGATTTCCGGGACCAGGTCCTCCCCAAGCTCTCCGCCGCGACCGGCCTGCTCGTCGTGGACGAGGCCCACTGCATCTCCGACTGGGGCCATGACTTCCGCCCCGACTACCGCCGCCTGCGGACCATGCTGGCCGACCTCCCGCCGGGCGTCCCGGTCCTGGCCACGACGGCCACGGCCAACGCCCGCGTCACCGCCGACGTCGCCGAACAGCTGGGCACCGGGGCGGGCACGGACGCACTGGTGCTCCGGGGGCCGCTGGACCGGGAGAGCCTGAGCCTGGCCGTACTGACGCTGCCCGACGCGGCCCACCGGCTGGCCTGGCTCGCCGACCACCTGGACCAGCTGCCGGGCTCCGGGATCATCTACACGCTCACCGTGGCGGCGGCCGAGGAGGTCACCGCCTACCTGCGCCACCGCGGGCACACCGTGGCCTCGTACACCGGCAAGACAGAGAACGCCGACCGCGAGCAGGCGGAGAACGACCTGCAGGCCAACCGCGTCAAGGCCCTGGTCGCCACTTCGGCCCTGGGCATGGGCTTCGACAAGCCCGACCTCGGCTTCGTCGTGCACCTCGGCTCACCCTCCTCCCCCATCGCCTACTACCAGCAGGTCGGTCGCGCCGGCCGCGGCGTCGACCACGCCGAGGTCCTGCTGCTCCCGGGCCGTGAGGACGAGGCGATCTGGCAGTACTTCGCCTCCGTCGCGTTCCCGCCGGAACAGCAGGTCCGCCGCACGCTCGACGTGCTGGCCCAAGCCGGCCGGCCGCTGTCGCTGCCCGCGCTCGAACCGCTGGTGGACCTGCGCCGCACCCGCCTGGAGACGATGCTCAAGGTCCTCGACGTGGACGGCGCCGTCCACCGGGTCAAGGGAGGCTGGACCTCCACGGGCGAGCCGTGGGCGTACGACGCCGAGCGCTACGCCTGGGTCGCCCGCCAGCGGTCCGCCGAACAGCAGGCCATGCGCGACTACGCGGGCACCACCGGCTGCCGCATGGAGTTCCTGCGCCGGCAGCTCGACGACGAGGAGGCCGCGCCGTGCGGCCGCTGCGACAACTGCGCGGGGCCCCGCTTCACCGCTGACGTCTCCAGCACGGCTCTGGACAC
Above is a window of Streptomyces subrutilus DNA encoding:
- a CDS encoding RNA polymerase sigma factor, which translates into the protein MSASTSRTLPPEIADSESVMALIERGKAEGQIAGDDVRRAFEADQIPATQWKNVLRSLNQILEEEGVTLMVSAAESPKRATRKSVAAKSPAKRTATKTVAAKTTAARAVATEAPTAPAAAPEAADALVEETGTEPAAKKTAAKKATAKKAAPARKTAAKKTAAKKTASKKDSDDGDDETAEEGPDAAKAEGDEEEEGGENKGFVISDDEDDAPAQQVVVAGATADPVKDYLKQIGKVPLLNAEQEVELAKRIEAGLFGEDKLANSDKLAPKLKRELEIIAEDGRRAKNHLLEANLRLVVSLAKRYTGRGMLFLDLIQEGNLGLIRAVEKFDYTKGYKFSTYATWWIRQAITRAMADQARTIRIPVHMVEVINKLARVQRQMLQDLGREPTPEELAKELDMTPEKVIEVQKYGREPISLHTPLGEDGDSEFGDLIEDSEAVVPADAVSFTLLQEQLHSVLDTLSEREAGVVSMRFGLTDGQPKTLDEIGKVYGVTRERIRQIESKTMSKLRHPSRSQVLRDYLD
- a CDS encoding FadR/GntR family transcriptional regulator, which gives rise to MLFSKDLKGGGGAADKGFVSTLAHAMMTAARHADSGLAGSGELDRYPYAEASGSDRVGVPHWDGADVELGRVGRRAAGSRGRGLHGQLVQQLGQMIVSGDLGADRPLVPEEIGQRFEVSRTVVRESLRVLEAKGLVSARPNVGTRVRPVADWNLLDPDIIEWRAFGPQRDDQRRELGELRWTIEPLAARLAAGHGRPDVQQRLADMVEIMGHALGQGDSLTFARADNEFHALLIQVAGNRMLEHLSGIVSSALQVSGSPITACDRPSEAGVAHHARMVEAIAAGDSTGAENAMRQLLTVHPEVERVVPAPREH
- a CDS encoding ABC transporter ATP-binding protein; the encoded protein is MLQAIGLTSSSRPHTPPVVDDLTFEARPGSVTALLGEPGSGKTTALRLMLELEPGRGVTYFRGRPLHRIAYPGREVGVLLGDVPGNPSRTVRNQLRMLCAAAGVPSSRADTMLEVVGIAGLRDQRLGSLSLGMERRVALASALLADPCTLLLDEPAAGLSPRERGWLHALLRGHAALGGVVLFTTDDAKEAARSADRVVSIQAGRLVADQDAADFARTRLRPRVAVRTPHAARLADVLGREARAARRAVEIVAESGSRLSVYGSNCAEVGEAVFRHGVLVHQLADETGDAGAGATSVPQARAGFPATGPEAAVVPGARAEAAPEHPRDGARGPASVVRRLGGPLRPLRYELLRVFGTATPLLTAALVVAASVLTTLALARVGHTPQNRLLAAWPALLPLPPAALGAGLLGALAFGEEYRYPALAADRGTLPRRMGLLASKLGVCGAIALLLGASVVVADAAALALVFDSGPLRAPVEWLAPAASWAGLLVGSAWAGVLASGVFRSATAGLAAVLAVPVVVVPMVRRVLDGPTAYPVGGLGPRLRNLSWVQWPPEADRVLLGALRVLAQPVGAALALSLMVLLCAYGFTGLRSRVRW
- a CDS encoding NUDIX hydrolase; the protein is MSPYDPSAFPPFAVTVDLVVLTVRRHALWALVVRRGEQPFQGRWALPGGFVRGDEDLAGAAARELAEETGLCAHDPTAPGVDNGAHLEQLATYGDPKRDPRMRVVSVAHLVLAPDLPAPTAGGDANSARWAPVDELLSADQASTGLAFDHARILADGVERARSKIEYSSLATAFCPPEFTVGELRRVYEAVWGVSLDPRNFHRKVTGTPGFLVPSGGTTTRQGGRPAQLFRAGGATLLNPPMLRPEV
- a CDS encoding glycogen debranching N-terminal domain-containing protein, producing MPHPASPRPPGVPAARRPELPPVHDSVICVAAPCLAISPEHGQLTGRGIDGVYRAGRRLLSRCVLRVAGREPVAVRGCRLGADRASFSATVRTGADPGPDPDIGVERVRHADGTERITLRSFTARPVRIPVEVLLGTDLAELASVAAGAAGAELPAAVHAAGLRWSTGEAQAVTAAEPAPDDALASAGLLRWQLELGPGESRTIELRTTQDRVTRAGAGQVANPLSDAVAEGDDPRAEAWFRTSVEDLGALLLRDREEPGDAFAAAGVPWRLGLAPAESLWAARMALPLGTGLAAATLRILARSQAGGRGPGAGKIPGPLRGAGPQLPPGCTGTEATLAFPAVLAEARLWGMPEDEVALLLPAAERCLDWLRGALGADGFLADPDPGPRRCETQAHAHRAALLGAGLLDGCGRPGGEEWRQWAAALRERFRTGFWIDGPDGGRPAAALHPDRRPLPRLTGAAAHLLDTGLLGGGRFAPGLLDRTRTEQVARLLGAPALDSGWGLRSMAVREPGHNPFGHRSGAVRAYESAVAVAGLAQAGFEKEAAGLLRGLLDAAENFGYRLPEMFAAEQRTLGSAPLPHPAACRPAALAAAAGIHALAALVGIRPDAPAGTVAVVPLPGAPLGALRLSGLRVSGEPFAVRISRLGLGMVEEAADALQLGG
- a CDS encoding DUF4192 domain-containing protein gives rise to the protein MTNNHEPHVPSDRPSASRKPSGAGPQITLRSPAELADALPYMLGFHPTDSLVMVAVHGEGGRFGGRLRVGIPVSPDEWEETAQQTADCLIRGSERRGGKPDGIVLFLCQEPGEDETGQRVMTRLRPLAQRVRLACGALEVPVLEAVCLSAGRLWSYVCPDARCCPAEGTRLAAVGTSVMAAAATFAGLQVRGSLKDIEGRLAPLTGPEADAMERALDEAAIALVPKILDGATREEVAAETLALARTLMRRITLAPPAQGRRGADDRDDGLLTHDEAAALILGLQDRETRDRAAEWMEGDEAAPALRLWRALARRAVGAYTEHAAAPLTLAGWVSWSTGDEPTARIALGMALEADADYRFAQLLHHACNEGIDPEGLRQCLREERRRREPRSRRRPAAGRPPGRRRRITSGRDSRRPAGSGQ
- a CDS encoding RecQ family ATP-dependent DNA helicase, which encodes MNPDLRSSADSVLARLVGDPTGTARLREDQWLAIEALVAHKRRALVVQRTGWGKSAVYFVATSLLRASGAGPTVIVSPLLALMRNQVEAAARAGIRARTINSANPEEWEGIQAEVAAGEVDVLLVSPERLNNPDFRDQVLPKLSAATGLLVVDEAHCISDWGHDFRPDYRRLRTMLADLPPGVPVLATTATANARVTADVAEQLGTGAGTDALVLRGPLDRESLSLAVLTLPDAAHRLAWLADHLDQLPGSGIIYTLTVAAAEEVTAYLRHRGHTVASYTGKTENADREQAENDLQANRVKALVATSALGMGFDKPDLGFVVHLGSPSSPIAYYQQVGRAGRGVDHAEVLLLPGREDEAIWQYFASVAFPPEQQVRRTLDVLAQAGRPLSLPALEPLVDLRRTRLETMLKVLDVDGAVHRVKGGWTSTGEPWAYDAERYAWVARQRSAEQQAMRDYAGTTGCRMEFLRRQLDDEEAAPCGRCDNCAGPRFTADVSSTALDTARGELGRPGVELEPRKMWPTGLAAVGVDLKGRIPAGEQASTGRALGRLSDIGWGNRLRPMLAPQAPDQPVPDDVTQAVVAVLADWARGPGGWASGAPDAPARPVAVVALPSRSRPQLVSTLAQRIAEVGRMPLLGTLAYTDQAPEFGLPSSNSAQRVRGLHQALTVPPALVEALAEADGPVLLVDDRAESGWTLAVAARLLRRAGAKGVFPLVLALQP